The proteins below come from a single Streptococcus hyointestinalis genomic window:
- a CDS encoding CidA/LrgA family protein: protein MKLYVQLMYILIFSMLGECLSTAFSLPVPGSIIGLVLLFLALQFKIIRLRHIYDVGQFLLSNMTILFLPAAVGVMDKFDVIAPNLVGIVVITLGAIVLNIATIGLVVQVIKRRYEGDYVDGRTSRE from the coding sequence GTGAAGTTATACGTTCAGTTGATGTATATTTTGATTTTTTCAATGTTGGGAGAATGTCTATCAACTGCTTTTTCATTGCCCGTACCAGGAAGCATTATCGGCTTAGTCTTACTTTTTCTTGCTTTGCAGTTTAAAATCATCAGGCTACGCCACATTTATGATGTTGGTCAGTTTTTGCTGAGCAATATGACGATTTTATTCTTGCCGGCAGCCGTTGGGGTCATGGATAAGTTTGATGTTATCGCCCCCAATCTTGTTGGTATTGTCGTGATTACTTTGGGGGCTATTGTGCTCAATATCGCAACCATTGGTTTGGTCGTACAAGTGATTAAGAGACGTTATGAAGGCGATTATGTAGATGGGAGGACTAGTCGTGAGTAG
- a CDS encoding inositol monophosphatase family protein, producing the protein MESKFEFAKQLIREAGQLILKHLSDELVVEEKGRFDDLVTSLDKEVQDFLVTEIHKHYPADAILAEENNLRHSVTDGKVWVLDPIDGTVNFIVQRDYFAILIAYYEDGLGQFGLIYDVINDRLFHGGGIFDVYMNDELLSPYQDKPLSRSLIGGNSGMYAQNEHGIRDFIQQSLGLRVYGGAGISMGYVLTGKLMAYFSYLQPWDYAAAKILGDKLGYVLLTLDGNEPDFTHRQKVMFVPKVKLALIKKAISSHENS; encoded by the coding sequence TTGGAAAGTAAATTTGAGTTTGCGAAACAGCTGATTAGAGAAGCCGGGCAGTTGATTTTAAAGCACTTGTCTGATGAGCTTGTGGTTGAGGAAAAAGGGCGATTTGATGACCTTGTCACTTCACTAGATAAGGAAGTGCAGGATTTTCTTGTCACTGAGATTCACAAGCACTATCCAGCAGATGCGATTTTAGCTGAGGAAAATAACCTCCGTCACTCTGTGACAGACGGCAAGGTTTGGGTGCTTGATCCGATTGATGGAACGGTCAATTTCATCGTGCAAAGGGATTATTTTGCTATTTTGATTGCTTATTATGAGGATGGTTTGGGTCAGTTTGGCTTGATTTATGATGTTATCAATGACCGACTTTTCCACGGTGGTGGTATTTTCGATGTTTATATGAACGACGAACTCTTATCGCCTTATCAAGATAAACCGCTCTCTCGAAGTTTGATTGGCGGCAATAGCGGCATGTATGCTCAAAATGAACACGGCATTCGTGATTTTATCCAACAAAGTCTGGGTTTACGTGTCTATGGTGGTGCAGGGATTAGTATGGGTTACGTCCTCACTGGAAAGCTGATGGCCTACTTTTCTTATCTGCAACCGTGGGATTATGCGGCTGCTAAAATTTTAGGCGATAAACTCGGTTATGTCCTTTTGACGCTAGATGGCAATGAACCTGACTTTACCCATCGTCAAAAGGTCATGTTTGTGCCCAAGGTAAAATTAGCACTCATCAAAAAAGCAATAAGCTCTCATGAAAATTCATGA
- a CDS encoding UPF0223 family protein, whose translation MKDNYAYPLDLSWSTDEIATVLSFLNQVEKAYEHKVEAEAVLNSYAAFKHIVKSKAQEKQIDRDFEKTSGYSTYQVVKAAKAKGKGLISLGK comes from the coding sequence ATGAAAGATAACTATGCCTATCCCCTTGATTTGTCATGGAGCACTGATGAGATTGCAACAGTGCTTTCTTTTTTAAATCAAGTGGAAAAAGCTTATGAACATAAAGTAGAAGCAGAAGCTGTTTTAAACAGCTATGCAGCCTTTAAACATATCGTTAAAAGCAAAGCGCAAGAAAAACAAATAGACCGTGACTTTGAAAAAACGAGTGGCTACTCAACCTACCAAGTGGTCAAAGCAGCCAAAGCAAAAGGGAAAGGACTGATTTCTCTTGGAAAGTAA
- the spx gene encoding transcriptional regulator Spx — protein MITLFLSPSCTSCRKARAWLTKHHLEFKEHNIVTSPLTKEELLSILALTENGTEDIISTRSKVFQRLEIDVDDLSVSNLIDLISENPSLLRRPIILDNKRMQIGFNEDEIRAFLPRDYRMQELQEATIKAEIEGENER, from the coding sequence ATGATTACTTTATTTCTATCTCCTAGTTGTACGAGTTGCCGTAAAGCACGTGCTTGGCTGACCAAACATCATCTCGAGTTCAAAGAACATAATATTGTGACAAGCCCTTTGACCAAAGAAGAGTTACTGTCCATTTTGGCACTAACAGAAAATGGCACAGAGGATATTATTTCGACGCGTTCAAAGGTTTTTCAAAGGTTAGAGATTGATGTGGATGATTTGTCAGTTTCTAATTTGATTGACCTTATTTCTGAAAATCCAAGTCTTTTGCGCCGTCCCATTATTTTGGACAACAAGCGGATGCAGATTGGTTTTAATGAAGATGAAATCAGAGCCTTTTTACCTAGAGATTATCGTATGCAGGAGTTACAAGAGGCAACTATAAAAGCAGAAATTGAGGGAGAAAATGAAAGATAA
- a CDS encoding bifunctional riboflavin kinase/FAD synthetase — protein sequence MEIYNVTHYSQLDGADETVLVLGYFDGLHRGHKALFDKAREIAQKEQFKIVVLTFHESPQLAFAKFHPDLLNHLTYPEKRYEKFAEYGVDRLYLTDFTTAFSHISSDDFIKQFIKGLNAKAVVVGFDYKFGHNRTNSDYLARNFDGAVYTIPQVSEDGSKISSTRIRKLIADGQVAQANKLLGYPFSTRGIVVHGDARGRTIGFPTANLAPIDRTFLPADGVYVTKVRVAGKLYDAMTSVGKNVTFGGTELRLEAHLFDFSEDIYGETIEIIWLDKIREMIKFSGIDELVLQLEKDREFTLNWKKNSQKS from the coding sequence ATGGAAATTTATAACGTGACGCACTACAGTCAGCTTGATGGAGCAGACGAGACTGTTCTTGTGCTTGGTTATTTTGATGGTCTTCATAGAGGACACAAGGCTTTGTTTGATAAGGCAAGGGAGATTGCGCAAAAAGAGCAATTCAAAATTGTTGTGCTGACCTTTCATGAGAGCCCTCAGCTAGCTTTTGCTAAATTTCACCCTGACTTACTCAATCATCTGACCTATCCTGAAAAACGCTATGAAAAGTTTGCAGAGTATGGCGTAGATAGGCTATATCTGACAGACTTTACCACCGCTTTTTCACATATTTCCTCAGATGATTTTATCAAGCAGTTTATAAAAGGGTTAAATGCCAAGGCTGTTGTTGTGGGCTTTGATTATAAGTTTGGACATAACCGCACTAATAGTGATTATCTGGCTAGAAATTTTGACGGTGCGGTCTACACTATCCCGCAAGTGTCAGAGGACGGGAGCAAGATCAGCTCCACTCGTATCCGAAAGTTGATTGCCGATGGGCAAGTTGCACAGGCAAATAAGCTCTTAGGCTATCCTTTTTCGACACGAGGTATCGTAGTGCATGGAGATGCTAGAGGGCGTACCATCGGTTTTCCAACAGCCAATCTCGCACCGATTGATAGAACTTTTCTGCCAGCAGACGGGGTTTATGTGACCAAGGTGCGTGTGGCAGGTAAGCTCTATGATGCCATGACCAGTGTCGGAAAAAATGTCACTTTTGGTGGAACAGAGTTAAGGTTAGAAGCCCATCTCTTTGATTTTTCAGAAGACATTTACGGTGAGACTATCGAGATTATCTGGTTGGATAAAATTCGTGAAATGATTAAATTTTCAGGAATTGATGAATTAGTACTACAGCTCGAAAAAGATAGAGAATTTACACTAAATTGGAAAAAAAATAGTCAAAAGTCGTAA
- the truB gene encoding tRNA pseudouridine(55) synthase TruB — MITGIINLKKEAGMTSHDAVFRLRRLLREKKIGHGGTLDPDVVGVLPIAVGKATRVLEYMTDSGKVYEGEVTLGFSTTTEDSSGELVAKTPVSKELSEAEVDEAIASLVGDITQIPPMYSAVKVNGKKLYEYARAGQTVERPQRQVTIHSFTRTSPLEFDGECCRLRFRVACSKGTYVRTLAVDLGAKLGYSSHMSHLTRTASAGLHLEDALTLSQLADKVEQNDMSFLLPIEYGVLDLPRCELDQAQKEDVSFGRSIRLSEDADLIAAFYKDKVIAILERRDGQQYKPKKVLI, encoded by the coding sequence ATGATTACAGGTATTATCAATTTAAAGAAAGAAGCGGGGATGACGTCGCATGATGCGGTGTTTCGTTTGCGTCGCTTATTAAGGGAAAAAAAGATTGGGCATGGAGGAACGCTGGATCCAGATGTAGTGGGTGTTTTGCCGATTGCTGTCGGTAAGGCGACACGGGTTTTAGAGTACATGACAGATAGCGGGAAAGTCTATGAGGGGGAAGTGACACTCGGCTTTTCAACGACCACAGAAGACAGTAGTGGTGAGCTTGTTGCTAAAACGCCTGTATCAAAGGAACTCTCAGAAGCAGAAGTTGATGAAGCGATTGCTTCTTTGGTTGGCGACATCACGCAGATTCCTCCTATGTACTCTGCTGTTAAGGTCAACGGCAAAAAGCTTTATGAGTATGCACGGGCTGGGCAGACTGTTGAGCGTCCACAGCGCCAAGTGACCATTCACAGTTTTACCCGCACAAGCCCCCTAGAGTTTGATGGTGAGTGCTGTCGTCTTCGTTTTCGAGTTGCCTGCAGTAAGGGCACGTACGTTAGGACTTTGGCAGTGGACTTAGGGGCTAAGTTAGGCTATAGCAGCCACATGTCACACCTGACCCGTACGGCTTCGGCGGGATTGCACCTAGAGGATGCGCTGACACTCTCTCAGCTAGCGGATAAGGTAGAGCAAAATGACATGAGCTTTTTATTGCCAATAGAGTACGGCGTTCTCGACCTTCCTAGATGTGAGCTCGATCAAGCGCAGAAAGAAGATGTGTCCTTTGGGCGCTCCATTAGGCTTTCTGAGGACGCTGACTTGATAGCGGCTTTTTATAAGGACAAGGTCATTGCCATCTTAGAGAGACGAGATGGTCAGCAGTACAAGCCGAAAAAAGTATTGATATAG
- a CDS encoding YunG family protein has product MGNIINFQKIIEEDTHFTFELEPFVQYQHKISTETIFLHSVCRIKNRYVNIESSCTIVTADEVLYLIQQIHCLMSDELEEDKEIHFLEPDVVFILKPELWGKVVEIRLYPYLDGLMEQYYSLELDENAIWQFTAFLKLCAGSKDTKNIYYTNSGRPLTFYKEQQVKDLEDSLNDLFEALLHSWEKETAYPISQDDELFDINSDPTYGQCAVTAMVVKDYLGGEIYNLKTSDGGSHYFNKIDGKFIDLARDQFDLYGISLDISKAIPVNLTYLGSNPNTQQRYQRLKRNVSSFLRKKDIPITSK; this is encoded by the coding sequence ATGGGAAATATAATTAACTTTCAAAAAATCATTGAAGAGGATACTCATTTTACATTTGAGCTAGAGCCTTTTGTGCAATACCAACATAAAATTTCCACGGAAACGATTTTTCTGCATTCTGTTTGTCGAATAAAAAATCGCTATGTCAATATAGAATCGTCTTGTACAATTGTAACAGCAGATGAAGTACTATATTTGATTCAGCAGATACATTGCTTGATGTCAGATGAGCTGGAAGAAGATAAGGAAATTCATTTTTTAGAACCCGATGTCGTTTTTATCTTAAAACCAGAGTTATGGGGCAAGGTAGTTGAAATACGTCTTTATCCGTATCTAGATGGTTTGATGGAACAGTATTATTCCTTAGAGTTAGATGAGAATGCTATTTGGCAATTTACCGCTTTTCTAAAGCTCTGTGCTGGGAGCAAAGATACCAAAAATATCTACTATACCAATTCTGGACGTCCACTTACATTTTACAAAGAACAACAGGTGAAAGACCTGGAAGATTCTTTAAATGATTTATTTGAAGCGCTTTTACACTCATGGGAAAAAGAAACAGCTTATCCAATCAGTCAAGACGACGAGTTATTCGATATTAACAGCGACCCTACATATGGGCAGTGCGCTGTGACTGCGATGGTTGTTAAAGACTATTTGGGTGGTGAGATTTATAACCTTAAAACAAGTGATGGTGGAAGTCATTATTTTAATAAGATAGACGGGAAATTTATAGACTTAGCAAGGGATCAATTTGACTTATATGGCATATCGTTGGATATTTCAAAAGCTATTCCTGTCAATCTAACCTACCTCGGCAGCAATCCTAATACCCAACAACGTTATCAACGATTAAAGAGAAACGTGAGTAGTTTTTTGCGTAAAAAAGATATTCCTATCACCTCTAAATAA
- the galE gene encoding UDP-glucose 4-epimerase GalE yields the protein MTEKILVTGGAGFIGSHTVIELLDAGHEVVVVDNLVNSSSKSLEVVEHITGKKIPFYQEDIRDEDILFSIFEKEKPTGVIHFAALKAVGESTQIPLQYYDNNIGGLLSLLKVMEQVQCKNLIFSSSATVYGDPHTVPILEDFPLSVTNPYGRTKLMTEEILKDLYKADSTWNIVLLRYFNPIGAHTSGDLGENPNGIPNNLLPYVTQVAVGKLKEVQVFGNDYPTPDGTGVRDYIHVMDLARGHVAAMKKLAPNSGLNIYNLGTGQGYSVLEIITNMENVVGHQIPYRIVSRRPGDIASCYADPSKAKEELGWQAAFSIKEMCQDAWRWQSKHPNGFDN from the coding sequence ATGACAGAAAAAATATTAGTAACGGGCGGAGCAGGCTTTATAGGATCTCATACTGTAATAGAGTTATTGGATGCGGGTCACGAAGTGGTAGTAGTCGATAATTTAGTTAATAGTAGCTCTAAAAGTTTAGAAGTTGTTGAACATATTACAGGTAAAAAGATTCCTTTTTACCAGGAGGATATCCGTGATGAGGATATCTTGTTTTCGATTTTTGAAAAGGAAAAACCAACAGGAGTTATCCATTTTGCTGCTCTTAAAGCAGTCGGGGAATCTACGCAGATACCTCTTCAATATTATGATAATAACATTGGTGGTCTCTTATCTTTATTGAAGGTGATGGAGCAAGTTCAATGTAAGAACTTAATTTTTAGTTCATCTGCTACAGTTTATGGTGATCCTCATACTGTGCCAATCTTAGAAGATTTTCCTTTATCTGTCACTAATCCTTATGGTCGTACAAAATTGATGACAGAGGAAATTTTAAAAGATCTCTATAAGGCAGACTCTACTTGGAATATCGTATTACTACGTTATTTTAATCCTATTGGGGCTCATACTAGTGGTGATTTAGGTGAAAATCCAAATGGTATTCCTAATAACTTACTCCCTTATGTAACACAAGTAGCAGTAGGAAAACTAAAAGAAGTACAGGTTTTTGGAAATGATTACCCAACTCCAGATGGTACAGGAGTTCGTGATTATATTCATGTAATGGATTTAGCACGTGGGCATGTAGCAGCTATGAAAAAATTAGCGCCTAATTCAGGACTAAACATCTATAACTTAGGGACTGGGCAGGGATACTCTGTTCTAGAAATTATCACTAATATGGAAAATGTTGTAGGACATCAGATTCCTTATCGTATTGTTTCACGTCGTCCAGGTGATATAGCAAGTTGTTATGCTGATCCTAGTAAAGCTAAAGAAGAATTAGGATGGCAAGCTGCATTTTCTATCAAGGAAATGTGTCAAGATGCTTGGCGTTGGCAAAGTAAACACCCTAATGGTTTCGATAATTAA
- a CDS encoding NAD-dependent epimerase/dehydratase family protein codes for MADLYQKTVKKIADLSYDWSRFTDKTIVISGATGMIGTFMIDVLMYLNTEHRLNLTIYALGRSETKAQKRFVNHWGHQNFHFLVHDITQPFHHNLERVDYILHLASTTHPLDYARIPIETVTSNILGTQYLLELASQYRSCRFMLASTVEVYGENRGDVDKFDEHYCGYIDSNTLRAGYPESKRAAEALCQAYRAQKDVDVVIARLSRVYGPTLLADDSKALSQFIKKAVHSEDIVLKSEGNQYFSYAYVADAVSALLYLFLLGENGEAYNIATDDIRLKDLAQHLADIAGTKVIFDLPSEAERAGYSTATKALLDTQKIVQLGWKAGFDLEEGLSQTVEMMKEPRF; via the coding sequence ATGGCTGATTTGTATCAAAAAACAGTTAAGAAGATTGCAGACTTATCATATGATTGGTCACGTTTTACAGATAAGACAATCGTGATTTCAGGAGCGACAGGCATGATTGGTACATTTATGATTGATGTCCTCATGTATCTGAACACAGAACATCGCTTAAATCTTACGATATATGCGCTAGGTCGTAGCGAGACAAAGGCGCAAAAACGCTTTGTCAACCATTGGGGACATCAAAACTTCCATTTTTTAGTTCATGATATCACGCAGCCATTCCATCATAACTTGGAACGGGTTGATTATATTCTACATTTAGCGAGTACGACCCATCCACTAGATTATGCAAGAATACCTATTGAGACAGTGACGAGTAATATTTTAGGAACTCAATATCTGCTAGAATTAGCAAGTCAGTATAGATCTTGTCGTTTTATGTTGGCTTCTACTGTGGAAGTTTATGGTGAAAATCGTGGTGATGTAGACAAGTTTGACGAGCATTACTGTGGGTATATTGATAGTAATACTTTGCGAGCAGGATATCCAGAGAGTAAGCGAGCAGCAGAGGCTCTATGTCAAGCCTATCGAGCCCAGAAAGATGTGGATGTAGTGATTGCACGTCTATCTCGTGTCTATGGTCCAACACTTTTGGCAGATGACTCGAAAGCCCTTTCTCAATTTATCAAAAAAGCAGTCCACAGTGAAGATATCGTACTGAAGAGTGAAGGTAATCAATATTTTTCTTATGCCTATGTTGCTGATGCGGTATCGGCATTACTTTATCTATTTTTACTAGGTGAAAATGGAGAAGCATACAATATTGCAACAGATGATATTCGTTTGAAAGATTTAGCACAACACTTAGCGGATATAGCAGGAACTAAGGTCATTTTTGATTTACCGAGTGAAGCTGAGCGAGCAGGCTATTCAACAGCTACAAAGGCACTTTTAGATACCCAAAAAATAGTGCAACTCGGTTGGAAGGCTGGTTTTGATTTAGAAGAAGGTCTTTCTCAGACGGTTGAGATGATGAAGGAACCTAGGTTTTGA
- a CDS encoding IspD/TarI family cytidylyltransferase → MNIAIIIAGGVGSRMGQEIPKQFINVNDKPILIYTLEAFQKHPDIDAIEVVCIDGWEDILRAYAKQFGITKLKWVVKGGATGQESIRNGVYNLRDKCEEDDTIIIHDGIRPLVDDFVLNDVIVKAKKYGNAVTSLPYNEQIFVVNELDESTTKQYIPRETLRRVSTPQAYSLGKLLWGYEKAFAENIGISGSSYTNTMMVELGETLHFAAGSDKNIKLTTREDLDIFKAHIKAEKADWLK, encoded by the coding sequence ATGAATATTGCAATTATTATCGCTGGTGGTGTTGGTAGTCGTATGGGGCAAGAAATTCCCAAACAGTTTATCAATGTGAATGACAAACCTATCCTTATTTATACTTTGGAGGCTTTTCAAAAGCACCCAGATATTGATGCGATTGAGGTGGTTTGTATTGATGGTTGGGAGGATATTCTGCGTGCTTATGCTAAGCAGTTTGGCATTACCAAATTGAAATGGGTTGTCAAAGGTGGCGCAACAGGTCAGGAGTCTATCCGCAATGGTGTTTACAATCTTCGTGATAAGTGTGAAGAAGATGATACGATTATCATTCATGATGGTATCAGACCGTTAGTAGATGACTTTGTACTAAATGATGTGATTGTCAAAGCTAAAAAATATGGAAATGCGGTAACATCCTTGCCTTATAATGAGCAGATTTTTGTTGTCAATGAGCTGGATGAAAGTACAACAAAACAGTATATTCCACGTGAAACCTTACGTCGTGTGTCCACACCACAGGCTTATTCGCTTGGTAAGCTACTTTGGGGTTATGAGAAGGCTTTTGCAGAAAATATCGGTATTTCTGGTTCTTCTTATACCAATACCATGATGGTAGAGTTGGGTGAAACCCTGCATTTTGCTGCGGGTTCTGATAAAAATATCAAGTTGACAACTCGTGAAGATTTGGATATTTTTAAAGCGCATATCAAGGCAGAAAAAGCAGATTGGTTAAAATGA
- a CDS encoding O-antigen ligase family protein: MASFHFSIALLVEVFFYKTPRLWVILLFSLTILTSFSTTGMVLLVIVAFYLIMTFKKSTVVIQLVKLLLLPLSFIVGLFLITYLLNTRLDTVGSGQIRIDDFIIGFKTWLERPVFGYGYGNVAPLTAKMGMWRIWNRGFSNSVMTILAQGGVLIFSVYILPIFKGITNMIVQKSMNQLLFTILFLYLYAVTITTYNYLPILIILFIWDSNSWNIYESSRV; this comes from the coding sequence ATGGCTTCTTTCCATTTTTCGATAGCACTACTAGTTGAAGTATTCTTTTATAAAACCCCTCGTTTATGGGTTATACTGTTGTTTAGTTTAACAATTCTTACATCATTCTCCACTACAGGAATGGTTTTACTGGTAATAGTAGCTTTTTATCTGATAATGACCTTTAAGAAGAGTACAGTAGTAATTCAATTGGTCAAGTTACTATTACTACCGTTATCTTTTATTGTAGGATTATTTTTAATTACTTATTTATTAAATACTCGCTTGGATACGGTAGGATCAGGTCAGATACGCATAGATGATTTTATCATCGGGTTTAAAACATGGCTTGAGAGACCTGTTTTTGGGTATGGTTACGGTAATGTAGCTCCACTTACTGCAAAAATGGGAATGTGGCGTATATGGAACAGAGGATTCAGTAACTCGGTGATGACTATACTGGCACAAGGGGGAGTACTAATTTTCTCAGTTTATATACTTCCTATTTTTAAAGGAATAACTAATATGATTGTTCAAAAAAGTATGAACCAGTTACTGTTTACTATTTTATTTTTATATTTATATGCGGTAACAATAACAACTTATAACTATTTACCAATTTTAATTATTTTATTTATATGGGATAGTAACAGTTGGAATATATATGAATCATCAAGAGTATAA
- a CDS encoding IS982 family transposase — protein MSHLQYTAKSHHLQWNIQKLSKLCYQLYRDYCPESFKHRRNVNLSKVSDQSLLVLLLLQAELGITSQRHFYRICQLFPCGRLLERSRFNRRARQLIWLVQMIRQAMNARISPDTIVIIDSFPLPLCQPVRNHRARIFDGLADIGYNASKRLWFYGFKVHMLVTLSGYILNYVVTPASVYDIRAVNDLLENCHHPYILADMGYLSRELRDNLEQKGYHLWTPLRQNMAGAKQHNHWKLMAMRRTIETRFSELCALFNVEQTLARGTTGLQLRIEQVVLAYNLRYFEIN, from the coding sequence ATGAGCCACTTACAGTATACCGCTAAATCCCATCACTTACAATGGAATATCCAAAAATTATCAAAACTTTGTTATCAGCTATATCGTGATTATTGCCCCGAATCCTTCAAACATCGGAGAAATGTTAACTTATCTAAGGTTTCAGACCAATCTCTACTAGTCTTACTTCTCTTACAAGCTGAACTAGGTATTACATCCCAACGGCATTTCTATCGTATCTGTCAACTCTTTCCTTGCGGTCGTCTCCTTGAAAGAAGTCGTTTTAATCGACGAGCAAGGCAATTGATTTGGTTAGTCCAAATGATTCGACAAGCAATGAATGCTCGAATTTCTCCAGATACCATTGTTATCATAGACAGTTTTCCTTTGCCACTGTGTCAACCTGTCCGTAATCACAGAGCTCGTATTTTTGATGGACTGGCAGACATTGGCTACAATGCCTCAAAGCGGCTATGGTTCTATGGGTTCAAGGTTCACATGCTGGTCACTTTGTCAGGCTATATTCTGAACTATGTTGTGACACCAGCATCTGTTTACGATATTAGAGCTGTCAATGACTTACTAGAAAATTGTCATCATCCATATATTTTAGCTGATATGGGCTATCTTAGTCGTGAGCTTAGAGATAATTTGGAGCAGAAAGGTTATCATCTTTGGACTCCTCTGCGTCAAAATATGGCAGGTGCTAAGCAACATAACCATTGGAAACTAATGGCTATGAGGAGGACTATTGAGACACGATTTTCAGAACTTTGCGCTCTTTTCAATGTGGAGCAAACTCTAGCCAGAGGAACAACAGGATTGCAATTGAGAATAGAGCAAGTCGTACTAGCCTATAATTTGAGATATTTTGAAATCAACTAG
- a CDS encoding glycosyltransferase family 2 protein: MDKILSVVVPSYNAAPYLLETMPSLLSIKNRELLELIIVNDGSQDNTLEVAKQLEQNYPETVKIVDKPNGGHGSTINAGSKIATGKYFKVVDADDWVDTQNFEKLIRYLQEANDDMVVSPYYDVYMDKNQEAIKHLFTGIKYRESLDYDDYLAMTETLPVMHAITIKTSILQSHNITIDEKMFYVDWEYNVYPIPYLKTISYFELPVYRYRLGSATQSVSMASYIKNRKMHENVIMSLIDFYLANEKGLTPIRKDKVFNKILELLAINTNIYLSMTNSDEAKQEFLKFERLVKDKDNAFSQQVIGKKRKLLLKFPFLFSTLSKVSRH, translated from the coding sequence TTGGATAAAATTTTAAGCGTTGTTGTACCGTCTTATAATGCAGCACCCTATTTACTTGAGACTATGCCTAGTTTACTTTCTATAAAAAATAGGGAGTTGCTGGAGTTGATTATTGTCAATGACGGATCTCAAGATAATACATTAGAAGTAGCTAAGCAATTAGAGCAAAACTATCCTGAGACTGTTAAAATTGTAGATAAGCCCAATGGAGGTCATGGGTCTACAATTAACGCTGGAAGTAAGATTGCAACAGGAAAATACTTCAAAGTCGTGGATGCTGATGATTGGGTAGACACACAAAATTTTGAAAAGCTTATTAGATATTTACAAGAAGCTAATGATGATATGGTTGTGTCTCCTTACTATGATGTTTATATGGACAAAAATCAAGAAGCTATTAAACATCTATTTACAGGAATAAAATACAGAGAGAGCTTGGACTATGATGATTACCTAGCAATGACTGAGACTTTACCTGTTATGCACGCAATCACGATTAAGACCTCTATCTTGCAGTCTCACAATATCACAATTGATGAAAAGATGTTTTATGTCGACTGGGAGTATAACGTTTATCCTATCCCATATCTTAAAACAATATCTTATTTTGAACTACCAGTATACAGGTATAGATTAGGCAGTGCAACTCAAAGTGTAAGCATGGCAAGCTATATCAAAAATCGCAAGATGCATGAAAATGTCATTATGTCTTTAATTGACTTTTATCTAGCTAATGAAAAAGGATTGACTCCTATTCGTAAAGATAAGGTTTTTAATAAAATATTAGAACTTTTGGCAATTAATACAAACATTTATTTGTCAATGACTAATTCTGATGAAGCTAAGCAAGAATTTCTAAAATTTGAAAGATTAGTCAAAGATAAAGATAACGCATTTTCACAGCAAGTAATAGGTAAGAAAAGAAAATTATTACTGAAATTTCCATTTTTATTTTCTACCTTAAGTAAAGTGTCTAGGCATTAA